A window of the Lagopus muta isolate bLagMut1 chromosome 1, bLagMut1 primary, whole genome shotgun sequence genome harbors these coding sequences:
- the PARP12 gene encoding protein mono-ADP-ribosyltransferase PARP12, protein MAYAWYWLDDLGQWIEYGKEHPIYPHATVNSADLEEAFLADQRGTLTFCAGSQIYELNFKDMVQRNVVYATQRKVMRLPKNLYSRREQDKSLYTEPSCSLYPPEWDQSALPEIGYKLVDVGNTSSEYKRIESLFQKTMKDYSICRLQRIQNPTLWQIFQWQKEHMKKLHKSNWVDERLLFHGTNASHVPAICEQNFDWRICGTHGTMYGKGSYFARDASYSHEYCSSRISRYSMFVAQVLVGKFVQGDSEYLRPPPTPNNRNRLYDSCVDNPENPSIFVIFEKLQIYPAYILEYSSSSLCVIL, encoded by the exons ATGGCGTATGCCTGGTATTGGCTTGATGACTTGGGGCAGTGGATTGAATATGGGAAAGAG CACCCGATTTACCCCCATGCCACGGTAAATTCTGCAGATCTGGAGGAGGCATTTCTAGCTGACCAGAGAGGCACTCTGACATTTTGTGCTGGTTCTCAGATATATGAATTAAACTTCAAAG acaTGGTCCAAAGAAATGTGGTCTATGCAACTCAAAGAAAAGTTATGCGGCTGCCAAAAAATTTGTACTCTCGACGTGAGCAGGACAAAAG cCTGTATACAGAACCATCATGTTCACTTTATCCTCCAGAATGGGACCAATCAGCACTCCCTGAAATTGGGTACAAG TTGGTAGATGTTGGCAACACTTCCAGTGAATATAAAAGAATTGAGAGTCTGTTTCAGAAGACGATGAAAGACTACAGCATCTGCCGGCTGCAGAGGATCCAGAACCCAACCCTTTGGCAAATTTTTCAGTg GCAGAAGGAGCACATGAAGAAGCTCCACAAATCAAACTGGGTGGATGAGCGGCTTCTGTTCCACGGGACAAACGCATCTCATGTGCCAGCCATCTGTGAACAGAATTTTGACTGGAGGATCTGTGGCACTCATGGGACAATGTATGGAAAAG GAAGCTACTTCGCCAGAGATGCCAGTTATTCTCATGAGTACTGTTCCTCTAGGATCAGCCGCTACAGCATGTTTGTAGCTCAGGTCCTTGTTGGGAAATTTGTTCAAGGGGACTCTGAATACCTTCGTCCTCCACCCACACCAAACAATCGCAACAGACTTTATGACAGCTGTGTGGATAACCCGGAAAACCCTTCCATctttgtcatctttgagaagctCCAGATTTACCCTGCCTATATCTTGGAGTACAGCAGCAGTTCTCTATGTGTGATCCTTTAA